One Pan paniscus chromosome 16, NHGRI_mPanPan1-v2.0_pri, whole genome shotgun sequence DNA segment encodes these proteins:
- the FAM174B gene encoding membrane protein FAM174B → MRAVPLPASLLPLLLLALLAAPAARASRAESVSAPRPEPERESRPPPGPGPGNTTRIGSGAAGGSGSSNSSGDALVTRISILLRDLPTLKAAVIVAFAFTTLLIACLLLRVFRSGKRLKKTRKYDIITTPAERVEMAPLNEEDDEDEDSTVFDIKYR, encoded by the exons ATGCGCGCCGTGCCGCTGCCCGCCTCGCtcctgccgctgctgctgctcgCGCTCCTGGCCGCTCCCGCCGCCCGCGCCAGCAGAGCCGAGTCCGTCTCCGCGCCGCGGCCCGAACCCGAGCGCGAGTCGCGGCCACCGCCCGGCCCGGGGCCCGGGAACACCACCCGGATTGGGTCTGGGGCGGCGGGCGGCAGCGGCAGCTCCAACAGCAGCGGCGACGCCTTGGTGACCCGCATTTCCATCCTCCTCCGCGACCTACCCACCCTCAAGGCAGCCGTGATCGTGGCGTTCGCCTTTACCACCCTCCTCATCGCCTGCCTGCTGCTGCGCGTCTTCAG GTCAGGAAAGAGGTTAAAGAAGACACGCAAGTATGATATCATCACCACTCCAGCAGAGCGAGTGGAAATGGCGCCACTAAATGAAGAGGATGATGAAGATGAGGACTCCACAGTATTTGACATCAAATACAG